A region of Streptomyces cinnamoneus DNA encodes the following proteins:
- a CDS encoding type I polyketide synthase translates to MENGDKLRDYLKRATTDLRHARRRVRELEDKDREPIAIVAMSCRYPGGVTSPEELWQLVASETDAVSAPPVNRGWGLEQAADPDSAAAVQGGFLHEADRFDPAFFGISPREALAMDPQQRLLLETAWEAFERAGIDPTSVRGERIGVFAGVMYHDYGARVIKVPEGFEDVAGYLGNGSAGSVASGRVSYTLGLEGPAVTVDTACSSSLVALHLAVQALRREECTMALAGGVTVMASPGIFGEFSRQGGLAGDGRCKAFADSADGMGAAEGVGLLLVERLSDARRNGHEVLAVVRGSAINQDGASNGLTAPNGPSQQRVIRQALAASGLSAAEVDAVEAHGTGTPLGDPIEAQALLATYGRSRPAEQPVWLGSVKSNLGHTQAAAGVAGIIKMVMAMRHGTLPRTLHAETPSSHVEWDSGAVRLLTEARPWPETGQPRRVAVSSFGISGTNAHTVLEQAPAAEESEEEPAAAPLPAPAVVPWVLSGKSDAALRAQAERLRDHLAARPELSPVDVAHSLVTGRAALEHRAVVVGGDLLEGVTAVAEGRPAGTTVQGTAYVTRGKVAFVFPGQGSQWVGMARELVDSSPVFAERMRECDAALSVFVDWSLFDVLGDESALERVDVVQPVLFAVMVSLAELWRSHGVNPAAVVGHSQGEIAAACVAGALSLEDAAKVVALRSKAILALSGLGGMVSVALPVEQVRERLTDGLSIAAVNGPKSVVVSGDVAELDALLAACEADEVRARRIPVDYASHSAHVEAIREELFTSLAGIAPRAAEVPFFSTVTADWCDTTGLDAEYWYTNLRETVRFEEATRALVEQGFRFFVEASAHPVLTVGVQETIEAVNGDAVVVGSLRRDEGGLSRFVTSAAEGWTRGLPVDWSTFVPGGQRVELPTYAFQRERFWLDAVSTDDLAAATADPADAAFWAAVEREDATELAGTLGLDDDVLNAVLPALSSWRRHRVDRARVDDWRYTVSWKPLAFAPSTAAPAGRWLLVTADGEGGEDDLRRLLTDRGAEVLSLTGTGCDREALAERLTALQTDAGEGLSGVLCLLGTDDTPHPAFPVLSQGLAATVALVQALGDAGVEAPLWLLTRGAVSVGRSDRLTSTAQSQVWGFGRVVGLEHPDRWGGLVDVPETLDERTGARLLGVLAGTAADEDQIAVRASGVFVRRLLRAPLGDAPVVRPWTPRGTVLITGGTGALGGHVARWAARGGAEHLVLTSRRGRETAGAAELEAELVELGARVTIAACDVADRDAVARLLAEHPPTAVVHAAGVGQLHPLMDTDLPAFAGILDAKVAGARHLDELLGETELDAFVLFSSNAGVWGGGGQGAYGAANAYLDALAEDRRARGLTATSVAWGAWGGGGMAAQGGTEEHLSKRGIGVMAPELAVSALVQAVEHDEAFVAVADVDWARFVPGFTAARPRPLIADIPEAAKALAVAVSDEVTGVSELAGRLAGLTEAEQVRLVLDLVRSEAAGVLGYGAAEAVEPSRAFREMGFDSLTAVEVRNRLAAATGLKLPATLVFDYPSPTVLADFLRREVTGQTGAAGSAAVSAAGGADDEPIAIVGMACRFPGDVRSPEQLWDLVASGTDAMTPFPAGRGWDVEALFGAGTTFTPEGGFVHDAAEFDAEFFGISPREAMAMDPQQRLLLESAWEVLERAGIDPTSLRGSQTGVFVGTASQGYGAAVAGVEEGVEGYLVTGDATAVMSGRLSYTLGLEGPAVTVDTACSSSLVALHLAAQSLRNGECTMALAGGVTVMINPMAFLEFSRQRGLAGNGRCKPFAEAADGTGWGEGVGLLLVERLSDARRNGHEVLAIVRGSAVNQDGASNGLTAPNGPSQQRVIRQALANAGLQPSDVDAVEAHGTGTTLGDPIEAQALLATYGQDRTEPLRLGSVKSNIGHTQSASGVAGIIKMVMAMRHGVLPESLHIDQPSTQVDWSAGAVELLTETIAWPETGHPRRAGVSSFGVSGTNVHTILEQAPEAAPVETAPAIEGVVPWVLSAKSEAGLREQAERLRERLDAGFSPLDVAYSLATTRTALEHRAVVVGTDQAAFRRGLDLLAEGTTGAGVFTGTARREGLTAILFSGQGSQRAGMGRELYGAFPVFAEALDAVCAEFDRVLDRPLREVLFEHGDALDQTGFTQPGLFALEVALYRLVEAWGVRPDYVTGHSIGELAAAHVAGVLTLEDAVTLVAARGRLMQALPTGGAMLAVGADEATVAAHLEGREAQVSIAAVNGPSSVVIAGDEDVVTELGETFAQLGHKTRRLRVSHAFHSPHMDAMLDDFRKVAEGLTYEQPRIPVVSNLTGQVEDVASADYWVRHVRGAVRFGEGVRWLEDQGVSVFLELGPDGVLSGMAQESLSDEPDLIAALRKDRPEPEALVTALGRLHVAGVTPDWNAFFAGRNARRVDLPTYAFQRKAYWPRAAVLTGDVSSIGQTGAGHPLLGAAVALADSDGYLLTGRLSRQTHPWITDHSVGGAVLLPGTAFVELAIRAGDQVGCDRVAELTLEAPLVLPERGGVHLQLVVGAADDTGSRTLTVHSRAEDASADHPWTRHASGLLAQDTGAQPEPLDVWPPADAEALDVDGFYERLAETGYGYGPAFQGLRAAWRRGDELFAEAEVAETDQADAARFALHPALFDSALHALGLASATEAGQEGTSSGTRLPFSWTGLRLHATGAPAVRVRLARDGSGAVAVTMADAAGHPVASVDALVFREVSGDQLAAARTADNDALFTVEWVTAEEAQPGDVPTGDVAVLGGYAGEAATRFADAFAGSGRSVRTFPGLAELAAADSVPEIVVLPCGDGSEPTAAAVHELTVHALGLLRAWADDERFAGSRLVVLTRGAIAAREGEGTTDPAAAAVWGLARSAQSENPGRFVLADLDGTPASHAALPAALAVDEPQVAVRGAEVLVPRLARAASGDALTPADGPWRIDCPERGTLANVTVVPFPEYAAELGVGQVRIAVRAAGVNFRDVLIALGMYPGEAVMGGEAAGVVTEVAPDVTGLAVGDRVMGMVEKAFGPVAVADRRLVARMPDDWSFEHAASTPAVFLTAYYALRDLAELRPGQKILVHAGAGGVGMAAIQLARHLGAEVFATASPAKWDALRELGLDDDHIASSRDLDFEAKFLISTDGAGVDVVLDSLAREFVDASLRLMPRGGRFLEMGKADVRDPEQVAAEHPGVVYRSFDLGDAGPDGIQRMLLELLGLFGQGALTPLPVRTWDVRQARTALRYVSQAKHVGKIVLTVPRQLDPEGTVLITGATGTLGGLLARHLVTERGVRHLLLLSRRGRDAEGAAELEAELTGLGAEVRFAACDAADRDALADVLGSLERPLTGVVHTAGVVDDGVLSSLTPERVSAVLRPKVDAALNLHELTRDQDLAMFVLFSSAAATFGGAGQGNYAAANAFLDALAQYRRAQGLAGQSLAWGMWAQRSAMTGELGEADLARMNRGGIGALSTEQGMSLFDDATASDRALLVPVRLDLAQLREQGPALPHLFRGLVRVQARRTAAAAVRDERKQGPSLAEQLAGLTEQQRLTVLADLVAQHVASVLGYPSAASVDHKRPFQEMGFDSLTSVELRNRMNTATGLHLPPTLVFDNPTPEALAAHLLDEIPLDDVHAVAPLHAELDKLESMLSTVTLEADDRAQVEARLRAFLAKCADGAEADDAVGDNSDLAAATADEIFDLIDNELGTV, encoded by the coding sequence ATGGAGAACGGAGATAAGCTCCGCGATTATCTCAAGCGGGCGACCACGGATCTCCGTCACGCCCGCCGCAGGGTGCGCGAGCTTGAGGACAAGGACCGGGAGCCCATCGCCATCGTGGCGATGAGCTGCCGGTACCCCGGCGGTGTCACCTCCCCCGAGGAGCTGTGGCAGCTGGTCGCCTCGGAGACCGACGCGGTGTCGGCCCCGCCGGTCAACCGCGGCTGGGGCCTGGAGCAGGCCGCCGACCCCGACTCGGCCGCGGCCGTTCAGGGCGGCTTCCTGCACGAAGCCGACCGGTTCGACCCGGCGTTCTTCGGCATCAGCCCCCGCGAGGCGCTGGCCATGGACCCCCAGCAGCGGCTGCTCCTGGAGACCGCCTGGGAGGCCTTCGAGCGGGCGGGCATCGACCCGACCTCGGTCCGCGGCGAGCGGATCGGCGTCTTCGCCGGCGTCATGTACCACGACTACGGCGCCCGGGTCATCAAGGTCCCCGAGGGCTTCGAGGACGTCGCCGGCTACCTCGGCAACGGCAGCGCCGGCAGCGTCGCCTCCGGCCGCGTCTCCTACACCCTGGGCCTGGAGGGCCCGGCGGTGACCGTCGACACGGCGTGCTCGTCGTCCCTGGTCGCGCTGCACCTGGCCGTCCAGGCGCTGCGGCGGGAAGAGTGCACGATGGCCCTCGCCGGCGGCGTCACGGTCATGGCCAGCCCCGGCATCTTCGGCGAGTTCAGCCGGCAGGGCGGCCTGGCCGGCGACGGCCGCTGCAAGGCCTTCGCCGACTCCGCCGACGGCATGGGCGCGGCGGAGGGCGTCGGCCTCCTGCTCGTCGAACGGCTCTCCGACGCCCGCCGCAACGGGCACGAGGTGCTCGCCGTCGTCCGCGGCTCCGCCATCAACCAGGACGGCGCCTCGAACGGTCTGACGGCGCCCAACGGCCCCTCCCAGCAGCGCGTCATCCGCCAGGCGCTGGCCGCCTCCGGGCTGTCGGCCGCCGAGGTCGACGCCGTGGAGGCCCACGGCACCGGCACCCCCCTGGGCGACCCCATCGAGGCCCAGGCCCTCCTGGCCACCTACGGCCGCAGCCGCCCGGCGGAGCAGCCGGTCTGGCTGGGCTCGGTCAAGTCCAACCTCGGCCACACCCAGGCCGCGGCCGGCGTCGCCGGCATCATCAAGATGGTCATGGCCATGCGCCACGGCACGCTCCCCAGGACCCTCCACGCGGAGACCCCGTCCTCCCACGTCGAGTGGGACTCCGGCGCCGTCCGGCTGCTCACCGAGGCCCGGCCGTGGCCGGAGACCGGCCAGCCGCGCCGGGTCGCGGTGTCGTCGTTCGGCATCAGCGGCACCAACGCCCACACCGTCCTGGAGCAGGCCCCGGCCGCCGAGGAGAGCGAGGAGGAGCCCGCCGCCGCGCCGCTCCCGGCCCCCGCCGTCGTGCCGTGGGTCCTCTCCGGCAAGTCCGACGCCGCCCTGCGGGCCCAGGCCGAGCGCCTGCGCGACCACCTCGCCGCCCGGCCGGAACTCTCCCCGGTCGACGTGGCCCACTCGCTCGTCACCGGGCGCGCCGCGCTGGAGCACCGCGCCGTCGTGGTCGGCGGCGACCTCCTCGAGGGCGTCACCGCCGTCGCCGAGGGCCGCCCGGCGGGTACGACCGTCCAGGGCACCGCTTACGTCACGCGCGGCAAGGTCGCGTTCGTGTTCCCTGGTCAGGGTTCGCAGTGGGTCGGTATGGCCCGGGAGCTCGTGGATTCCTCGCCGGTGTTCGCGGAGCGGATGCGGGAGTGTGACGCGGCGCTGAGCGTCTTTGTCGACTGGTCGTTGTTCGACGTGCTGGGGGACGAGTCCGCCCTGGAGCGGGTGGACGTCGTTCAGCCGGTGTTGTTCGCGGTGATGGTGTCGTTGGCGGAGCTGTGGCGTTCGCACGGTGTCAACCCGGCTGCTGTGGTGGGTCATTCGCAGGGTGAGATCGCTGCCGCGTGTGTCGCGGGTGCGCTGTCGCTGGAGGACGCCGCCAAGGTCGTGGCCCTCCGTTCGAAGGCGATCCTGGCCCTGTCGGGTCTGGGTGGCATGGTGTCCGTGGCGCTGCCGGTGGAGCAGGTCCGTGAGCGGCTGACCGACGGCCTGTCGATCGCCGCGGTCAACGGCCCCAAGTCCGTGGTCGTTTCCGGCGATGTGGCGGAGCTGGATGCTCTGCTGGCCGCCTGTGAGGCGGACGAGGTCCGCGCCCGTCGTATCCCGGTGGACTACGCCTCCCACTCCGCGCACGTCGAGGCCATCCGCGAGGAGCTGTTCACCAGCCTCGCCGGCATCGCGCCGCGTGCGGCCGAGGTGCCGTTCTTCTCGACCGTCACCGCCGACTGGTGCGACACCACCGGCCTGGACGCCGAGTACTGGTACACGAACCTGCGGGAGACCGTCCGCTTCGAGGAGGCCACCCGGGCGCTCGTCGAGCAGGGTTTCCGCTTCTTCGTCGAGGCCAGCGCCCATCCCGTCCTCACCGTCGGCGTCCAGGAGACCATCGAGGCCGTCAACGGCGACGCGGTGGTCGTGGGCTCCCTGCGCCGCGACGAGGGCGGTCTCAGCCGGTTCGTCACGTCCGCGGCCGAGGGCTGGACGCGCGGGCTGCCCGTCGACTGGAGCACCTTCGTCCCGGGCGGCCAGCGGGTCGAGCTGCCCACGTACGCCTTCCAGCGCGAGCGGTTCTGGCTCGACGCCGTCTCCACCGACGACCTGGCCGCCGCCACCGCCGACCCCGCCGACGCCGCCTTCTGGGCCGCCGTCGAGCGCGAGGACGCGACCGAACTGGCCGGAACGCTCGGTCTCGACGACGACGTGCTGAACGCGGTGCTGCCCGCGCTGTCCTCCTGGCGGCGCCACCGGGTGGACCGGGCACGCGTGGACGACTGGCGCTACACCGTGTCCTGGAAGCCGCTCGCCTTCGCGCCCTCCACCGCGGCGCCGGCCGGGCGGTGGCTGCTGGTCACCGCCGACGGCGAAGGCGGCGAGGACGACCTCCGCCGCCTCCTGACCGACCGCGGCGCGGAGGTCCTCAGCCTCACCGGCACCGGATGCGACCGCGAGGCGCTCGCCGAGCGGCTGACCGCGCTCCAGACGGACGCGGGGGAGGGCCTGAGCGGTGTGCTCTGCCTGCTGGGCACGGACGACACCCCGCACCCCGCCTTCCCCGTCCTCTCCCAGGGCCTCGCCGCGACCGTGGCACTGGTCCAGGCGCTCGGCGACGCCGGCGTTGAGGCGCCGCTGTGGCTCCTGACCCGCGGCGCGGTGTCCGTCGGCCGGTCCGACCGGCTCACGAGCACGGCCCAGTCGCAGGTGTGGGGCTTCGGCCGCGTCGTCGGCCTGGAACACCCCGACCGCTGGGGCGGCCTGGTCGACGTGCCCGAGACGCTGGACGAGCGGACCGGCGCCCGCCTGCTCGGCGTGCTGGCCGGGACCGCCGCCGACGAGGACCAGATCGCGGTCCGCGCCTCCGGCGTGTTCGTCCGGCGTCTGCTCCGGGCGCCCCTCGGCGACGCCCCGGTCGTCCGGCCGTGGACCCCGCGGGGCACCGTCCTGATCACCGGCGGTACGGGCGCCCTGGGCGGCCACGTCGCCCGCTGGGCCGCCCGGGGCGGCGCGGAACACCTCGTGCTGACCAGTCGTCGCGGCCGTGAGACGGCCGGGGCGGCCGAGCTGGAAGCCGAGCTGGTCGAGTTGGGTGCGCGCGTCACGATCGCCGCGTGCGACGTGGCCGACCGCGACGCGGTGGCCCGGCTGCTCGCCGAGCACCCGCCGACCGCCGTCGTCCACGCGGCCGGCGTCGGCCAGCTGCACCCGTTGATGGACACCGACCTGCCGGCCTTCGCCGGCATCCTCGACGCGAAGGTGGCCGGCGCCCGTCATCTCGACGAGCTGCTGGGCGAGACCGAGCTGGACGCGTTCGTGCTGTTCTCCTCCAACGCCGGTGTGTGGGGCGGCGGCGGTCAGGGCGCCTACGGTGCCGCGAACGCCTACCTGGACGCGCTGGCCGAGGACCGCCGGGCCCGTGGCCTCACGGCGACGTCGGTCGCATGGGGCGCCTGGGGCGGCGGCGGCATGGCCGCCCAGGGCGGTACCGAGGAGCACCTGAGCAAGCGCGGCATCGGCGTCATGGCGCCGGAGCTGGCGGTGTCGGCTCTGGTGCAGGCCGTCGAGCACGACGAGGCGTTCGTGGCGGTGGCGGATGTGGACTGGGCGCGGTTCGTGCCCGGGTTCACCGCCGCTCGTCCGCGGCCGTTGATCGCCGACATCCCCGAGGCGGCGAAGGCCCTGGCCGTGGCGGTCTCGGACGAGGTCACCGGTGTGTCGGAGCTGGCTGGGCGTCTGGCGGGTCTGACGGAGGCCGAGCAGGTTCGGCTGGTGTTGGATCTGGTGCGTTCTGAGGCTGCTGGGGTTCTTGGTTATGGTGCGGCTGAGGCGGTGGAGCCGAGCCGGGCGTTCCGGGAGATGGGCTTCGACTCGTTGACCGCGGTGGAGGTGCGTAACCGTCTCGCGGCGGCGACGGGTCTGAAGCTGCCGGCGACGCTGGTCTTCGACTACCCCAGCCCCACCGTCCTCGCGGACTTCCTTCGACGCGAAGTCACCGGCCAGACCGGTGCCGCAGGCTCCGCCGCCGTCTCCGCGGCAGGCGGCGCCGACGACGAGCCGATCGCCATCGTCGGCATGGCCTGCCGCTTCCCCGGCGACGTGCGCTCGCCCGAGCAGCTGTGGGACCTGGTGGCCTCCGGCACGGACGCGATGACGCCGTTCCCCGCCGGCCGCGGCTGGGACGTCGAGGCCCTGTTCGGGGCGGGAACCACCTTCACCCCCGAGGGCGGCTTCGTGCACGACGCCGCCGAGTTCGACGCCGAGTTCTTCGGCATCTCGCCGCGCGAGGCCATGGCCATGGACCCCCAGCAGCGGCTGCTGCTGGAATCCGCCTGGGAGGTCCTGGAGCGCGCGGGCATCGACCCCACCTCGCTGCGCGGCAGCCAGACCGGCGTCTTCGTCGGTACCGCCTCGCAGGGCTACGGCGCCGCCGTGGCCGGCGTCGAGGAGGGCGTCGAGGGCTACCTCGTCACCGGTGACGCCACGGCCGTCATGTCCGGCCGCCTGTCCTACACGCTGGGTCTCGAAGGCCCGGCCGTCACTGTGGACACGGCCTGTTCGTCGTCGCTGGTCGCCCTGCACCTGGCGGCGCAGTCCCTGCGCAACGGCGAGTGCACCATGGCGCTCGCGGGCGGCGTCACCGTCATGATCAACCCGATGGCGTTCCTGGAGTTCAGCCGCCAGCGCGGCCTGGCCGGCAACGGCCGCTGCAAGCCCTTCGCCGAGGCCGCGGACGGCACGGGCTGGGGCGAGGGCGTCGGCCTGCTGCTGGTGGAGCGCCTCTCGGACGCCCGCCGCAACGGCCACGAGGTCCTGGCGATCGTGCGCGGCTCGGCCGTCAACCAGGACGGCGCCTCGAACGGCCTGACCGCACCCAACGGCCCGTCGCAGCAGCGCGTCATCCGCCAGGCCCTGGCCAACGCCGGACTCCAACCGTCCGACGTGGACGCGGTCGAGGCCCACGGCACCGGCACCACCCTGGGCGACCCGATCGAGGCCCAGGCCCTGCTCGCCACCTACGGCCAGGACCGCACCGAACCCCTGCGCCTCGGATCGGTGAAGTCGAACATCGGTCACACGCAGTCGGCTTCCGGCGTCGCCGGCATCATCAAGATGGTCATGGCGATGCGCCACGGCGTGCTGCCCGAAAGCCTGCACATCGACCAGCCGTCCACCCAGGTGGACTGGTCCGCCGGCGCCGTGGAGCTGCTGACCGAGACGATCGCGTGGCCGGAGACGGGCCACCCGCGGCGCGCGGGCGTGTCGTCGTTCGGCGTCAGCGGCACCAACGTCCACACCATCCTCGAGCAGGCCCCCGAGGCCGCGCCCGTGGAGACCGCGCCCGCGATCGAGGGCGTGGTGCCGTGGGTGCTGTCGGCGAAGTCCGAGGCCGGACTCCGGGAGCAGGCCGAACGGCTGCGGGAGCGGCTCGACGCCGGCTTCTCGCCGCTCGACGTGGCCTACTCGCTGGCCACCACCCGTACCGCCCTGGAGCACCGGGCCGTCGTCGTCGGCACCGACCAGGCCGCCTTCCGGCGGGGCCTCGACCTCCTCGCCGAGGGCACGACCGGGGCCGGCGTGTTCACCGGCACCGCGCGCCGTGAGGGGCTCACCGCGATCCTCTTCTCGGGCCAGGGCTCGCAGCGGGCCGGAATGGGCCGGGAGCTCTACGGCGCCTTCCCCGTCTTCGCCGAGGCGTTGGACGCGGTGTGTGCCGAGTTCGACCGGGTGCTGGACCGTCCGCTGCGTGAGGTGCTGTTCGAGCACGGTGACGCGCTGGACCAGACCGGCTTCACCCAGCCCGGGCTGTTCGCGCTGGAGGTGGCGCTGTACCGGCTCGTCGAAGCCTGGGGTGTGCGTCCGGACTACGTGACGGGTCACTCCATCGGTGAGCTTGCTGCCGCGCACGTGGCGGGGGTGCTGACCCTGGAGGACGCGGTCACGCTCGTCGCCGCGCGTGGCCGTCTGATGCAGGCGCTGCCCACGGGTGGCGCGATGCTGGCCGTCGGTGCGGACGAGGCGACTGTGGCTGCGCACCTTGAGGGCCGCGAGGCCCAGGTGTCGATAGCCGCCGTCAACGGTCCGTCCTCCGTCGTCATCGCCGGTGACGAGGACGTGGTCACCGAACTCGGTGAGACGTTCGCCCAGCTCGGCCACAAGACGCGCCGCCTGCGCGTGAGCCATGCGTTCCACTCGCCGCACATGGACGCGATGCTGGACGACTTCCGCAAGGTGGCCGAGGGTCTGACCTACGAGCAGCCCCGCATCCCGGTCGTCTCCAACCTCACCGGCCAGGTCGAGGACGTCGCTTCCGCCGATTACTGGGTTCGGCACGTCCGTGGCGCGGTGCGCTTCGGCGAAGGCGTGCGCTGGCTTGAGGACCAGGGCGTCTCGGTCTTCCTGGAGCTGGGCCCCGACGGTGTCCTGTCGGGCATGGCCCAGGAGTCGCTCAGCGACGAGCCCGACCTGATCGCCGCCCTGCGCAAGGACCGCCCTGAGCCCGAGGCCCTGGTCACCGCGCTCGGCCGCCTCCACGTCGCCGGTGTGACCCCCGACTGGAACGCGTTCTTCGCCGGCCGCAACGCCCGTCGCGTCGACCTGCCGACCTACGCCTTCCAGCGCAAGGCCTACTGGCCGCGCGCCGCCGTCCTGACCGGCGACGTCTCGTCGATCGGCCAGACCGGTGCCGGGCACCCGCTGCTGGGCGCCGCCGTCGCGCTGGCCGACTCCGACGGCTACCTGCTCACCGGCCGCCTCTCACGGCAGACCCACCCGTGGATCACCGACCACTCCGTCGGCGGTGCGGTGCTGCTGCCCGGCACGGCCTTCGTCGAGCTCGCCATCCGCGCGGGTGACCAGGTCGGCTGCGACCGCGTGGCCGAACTGACGCTGGAGGCACCGCTGGTGCTGCCCGAGCGCGGCGGCGTGCACCTCCAGCTGGTCGTCGGCGCGGCCGACGACACCGGCAGCAGGACGCTGACCGTCCACTCGCGTGCCGAGGACGCCTCCGCGGACCACCCGTGGACCCGCCACGCCAGCGGCCTCCTCGCCCAGGACACCGGTGCGCAGCCTGAGCCGCTCGACGTGTGGCCGCCGGCCGACGCCGAGGCGCTCGACGTCGACGGCTTCTACGAGCGCCTCGCCGAGACCGGCTACGGCTACGGCCCGGCGTTCCAGGGCCTGCGGGCCGCCTGGCGGCGCGGCGACGAACTCTTCGCCGAGGCCGAGGTCGCCGAGACCGACCAGGCGGACGCCGCGCGCTTCGCCCTGCACCCCGCCCTGTTCGACTCCGCGCTCCACGCGCTCGGCCTGGCCTCCGCCACCGAGGCCGGCCAGGAGGGGACCTCCTCCGGAACCCGGCTGCCGTTCTCCTGGACCGGACTGCGCCTGCACGCCACCGGTGCGCCCGCCGTCCGGGTGCGGCTGGCGCGTGACGGCTCGGGTGCCGTCGCCGTGACCATGGCCGACGCCGCCGGTCACCCCGTCGCCTCCGTCGACGCCCTCGTCTTCCGTGAGGTGTCGGGCGACCAGCTCGCCGCCGCCCGCACCGCGGACAACGACGCGCTGTTCACCGTGGAATGGGTCACCGCCGAAGAGGCGCAGCCCGGCGACGTGCCGACCGGTGACGTCGCCGTCCTGGGCGGCTACGCCGGCGAGGCGGCCACCCGGTTCGCCGACGCCTTCGCCGGCTCCGGCCGCTCCGTCCGCACGTTCCCGGGCCTGGCGGAACTCGCCGCGGCGGACTCCGTGCCCGAGATCGTCGTCCTCCCCTGCGGAGACGGCTCCGAGCCGACCGCCGCCGCCGTCCACGAGCTGACGGTCCACGCCCTGGGCCTGCTGCGCGCCTGGGCCGACGACGAGCGCTTCGCCGGATCGCGCCTCGTCGTGCTCACCCGGGGTGCGATCGCCGCCCGGGAGGGCGAGGGCACGACCGACCCGGCCGCCGCGGCGGTGTGGGGCCTGGCGCGCTCGGCACAGTCGGAGAACCCCGGCCGCTTCGTGCTCGCCGACCTCGACGGCACGCCCGCCTCCCACGCGGCCCTTCCCGCGGCGCTGGCGGTGGACGAGCCGCAGGTGGCGGTGCGGGGCGCCGAGGTGCTGGTGCCGCGGCTGGCGCGGGCCGCCTCCGGCGACGCGCTGACCCCGGCCGACGGGCCCTGGCGGATCGACTGCCCCGAGCGCGGCACCCTCGCGAACGTCACCGTCGTGCCGTTCCCCGAGTACGCCGCCGAACTGGGCGTCGGCCAGGTCCGCATCGCGGTCCGTGCCGCGGGCGTGAACTTCCGCGACGTGCTGATCGCCCTGGGCATGTACCCCGGCGAGGCCGTCATGGGCGGCGAGGCGGCCGGCGTGGTCACCGAGGTCGCCCCCGACGTGACCGGCCTGGCCGTCGGCGACCGCGTGATGGGCATGGTGGAGAAGGCGTTCGGTCCGGTGGCCGTTGCCGACCGCCGCCTCGTCGCCCGCATGCCCGACGACTGGTCCTTCGAGCACGCCGCCTCGACCCCGGCGGTCTTCCTCACCGCCTACTACGCGCTGCGCGACCTCGCCGAGCTGCGGCCGGGACAGAAGATCCTGGTGCACGCCGGCGCCGGCGGTGTCGGCATGGCCGCCATCCAGCTGGCCCGCCACTTGGGCGCCGAGGTCTTCGCGACCGCGAGCCCGGCCAAGTGGGACGCGCTGCGCGAGCTCGGCCTGGACGACGACCACATCGCCTCGTCGCGGGACCTGGACTTCGAGGCCAAGTTCCTGATCTCCACGGACGGCGCCGGTGTGGACGTCGTGCTCGACTCGCTCGCCCGCGAGTTCGTCGACGCGTCGCTACGGCTCATGCCGCGCGGCGGCCGCTTCCTGGAGATGGGCAAGGCCGACGTGCGCGACCCCGAGCAGGTCGCGGCGGAGCACCCGGGCGTGGTCTACCGGTCGTTCGACCTCGGCGACGCCGGCCCCGACGGCATCCAGCGGATGCTGCTGGAGCTGCTCGGTCTCTTCGGACAGGGCGCCCTGACGCCGCTGCCGGTCCGCACCTGGGACGTGCGGCAGGCTCGAACGGCACTGCGGTACGTCAGCCAGGCCAAGCACGTCGGCAAGATCGTGCTGACCGTCCCGAGGCAGCTCGACCCCGAGGGCACCGTCCTGATCACCGGCGCCACCGGCACCCTGGGCGGCCTGCTGGCCCGCCACCTCGTGACCGAGCGCGGCGTCCGCCACCTCCTGCTGCTGTCCCGGCGTGGCCGGGACGCCGAGGGCGCGGCGGAGCTGGAAGCCGAACTGACCGGCCTGGGCGCCGAGGTGCGCTTCGCAGCCTGCGATGCCGCTGACCGCGACGCGCTGGCGGACGTGCTCGGCTCGCTGGAGCGCCCGCTCACGGGCGTGGTGCACACCGCCGGCGTGGTCGACGACGGCGTCCTGTCGTCACTGACGCCCGAGCGGGTGTCCGCGGTGCTCCGGCCGAAGGTCGACGCGGCGCTCAACCTGCACGAGCTGACCCGGGACCAGGACCTCGCGATGTTCGTCCTGTTCTCCTCCGCGGCCGCCACCTTCGGCGGCGCCGGCCAGGGCAACTACGCGGCGGCGAACGCGTTCCTCGACGCGCTCGCCCAGTACCGCCGGGCCCAGGGCCTGGCGGGGCAGTCGCTGGCCTGGGGCATGTGGGCCCAGCGCAGCGCGATGACCGGCGAGCTGGGCGAGGCCGACCTCGCCCGGATGAACCGCGGCGGCATCGGAGCCCTCTCCACCGAGCAGGGCATGAGCCTGTTCGACGACGCCACCGCGTCCGACCGGGCCCTGCTCGTACCGGTCCGGCTCGACCTCGCGCAGCTGCGCGAGCAGGGCCCCGCGCTGCCGCACCTGTTCCGCGGCCTCGTCCGCGTCCAGGCGCGCCGCACCGCGGCCGCGGCGGTGCGCGACGAGCGGAAGCAGGGACCGTCGCTGGCCGAGCAGCTCGCCGGACTGACCGAACAGCAGCGGCTGACCGTCCTGGCCGACCTCGTCGCCCAGCACGTCGCCTCCGTCCTCGGCTACCCCTCGGCGGCCTCCGTCGACCACAAGCGGCCGTTCCAGGAGATGGGCTTCGACTCGCTGACGTCGGTGGAACTGCGCAACCGCATGAACACCGCCACCGGCCTGCACCTGCCCCCGACCCTCGTCTTCGACAACCCCACCCCCGAGGCCCTCGCGGCGCACCTGCTCGACGAGATCCCGCTCGACGACGTGCACGCCGTCGCACCGCTGCACGCCGAGCTCGACAAGCTCGAATCGATGCTGTCCACGGTGACCCTGGAGGCCGACGACCGGGCCCAGGTCGAGGCACGGCTGCGGGCCTTCCTCGCCAAGTGCGCCGACGGAGCCGAGGCGGACGACGCCGTGGGCGACAACAGCGACCTGGCGGCCGCGACCGCGGACGAGATCTTCGACCTCATCGACAACGAGCTCGGGACGGTCTGA